One Streptomyces sp. R28 DNA window includes the following coding sequences:
- a CDS encoding transglycosylase domain-containing protein: MGRAEERRARQRGGRRAAPRRSSGTPSNTGAAESTTVIGAPSAAVGGRAAARRAAKGGGKGGGGKGRIRRLFTWKKILGTFLGVCLLGIGAFIALYLYVDIPKDNAAAQAAQRQSNVYKYSDGSMLARDGTVNREIVDLSKVPKEVQYTFVAAENKTFYNDSGIDLKGTARGLLNTVMGKGAQGGSTITQQYVKNYYLSQEQTVSRKLKEMVISLKVDRQMSKNEILAGYINTSYYGRGAYGIQAAAQAYYRVDAEKLTVQQGAYLAALLQAPSQYDWQAASDTGKKLVTNRWNYVLDNMVEEGWLSKADRQDMRFPKPLEPKPTAGREGQKGYLIELANRQLEDQLMKQEGITRSQAEAEVVDQGWTITLNIDKKKQAGLEKAVKAQLTSKLDKKKRPVDADIQAGAASVDPETGKVVALYGGVDYFKHYTSNATRTDYQPASTFKPVILAAALEENAETQSGKPITANTIYDGTSKRPVVDGNGDKVGFAPENEDDQNYGPITVQTAMNKSVNSVFAQMGVDVDMKNVMDVAAKLGMDTTNEQAVPAQTLGTMGASPLQMAGVYATLDNHGKKVTPSILKKAEHNSRRVELPNPVGEEVISREAADSVTSVLTGVVADGTAQEAVANNPKRDGQKVAGKTGTSDDNKSAWFTGYTPDLVTSVGLFGEDNKPPHPQVKMYGAAGEDRVNGGGFPAQIWAAYMFGVTKPDARFDLETDQGAAVQPTWTPTPTQAPTTQEPTEKPTTQKPTETPTTQEPTETPTTEEPTEEPTTEPAPTAPTSEPTDPITLDPARPDNDQ, translated from the coding sequence ATGGGACGAGCGGAAGAGAGACGAGCGCGGCAGCGCGGCGGCCGCCGCGCTGCACCCCGGCGTTCGTCCGGGACGCCGTCGAACACGGGGGCGGCCGAGTCGACCACCGTCATCGGCGCACCGTCGGCCGCGGTCGGCGGCCGGGCCGCGGCCCGGCGGGCGGCCAAGGGCGGGGGCAAGGGCGGCGGCGGCAAGGGCCGCATACGCAGGCTCTTCACCTGGAAGAAGATCCTCGGCACGTTCCTCGGCGTCTGCCTGCTCGGCATCGGCGCCTTCATCGCGCTGTATCTGTACGTGGACATCCCGAAGGACAACGCCGCGGCCCAGGCCGCCCAGCGCCAGAGCAACGTCTACAAGTACAGCGACGGCTCGATGCTGGCCCGCGACGGCACGGTCAACCGCGAGATCGTGGATCTGTCCAAGGTGCCGAAGGAGGTCCAGTACACCTTCGTGGCGGCCGAGAACAAGACGTTCTACAACGACAGCGGCATCGACCTGAAGGGCACGGCCCGCGGCCTGCTCAACACGGTGATGGGCAAGGGCGCGCAGGGCGGTTCGACGATCACCCAGCAGTACGTCAAGAACTATTACCTCAGCCAGGAACAGACGGTCAGCCGCAAGCTCAAGGAGATGGTCATCTCCTTGAAGGTCGACCGCCAGATGTCCAAGAACGAGATACTCGCCGGCTACATCAACACCAGCTACTACGGCCGAGGCGCCTACGGCATCCAGGCCGCCGCCCAGGCGTACTACCGCGTCGACGCCGAGAAGCTCACCGTCCAGCAGGGCGCGTACCTCGCCGCGCTGCTCCAGGCGCCGAGCCAGTACGACTGGCAGGCCGCGTCCGACACCGGCAAGAAGCTGGTGACGAACCGCTGGAACTACGTCCTGGACAACATGGTCGAGGAGGGCTGGCTGAGCAAGGCCGACCGCCAGGACATGAGGTTCCCGAAGCCCCTGGAGCCGAAGCCCACCGCCGGCCGGGAGGGCCAGAAGGGCTATCTGATCGAGCTCGCCAACCGTCAGCTGGAGGACCAGCTGATGAAGCAGGAGGGCATCACCCGCTCCCAGGCCGAGGCCGAGGTCGTCGACCAGGGCTGGACCATCACCCTGAACATCGACAAGAAGAAGCAGGCCGGGCTGGAGAAGGCCGTCAAGGCGCAGCTGACCAGCAAGCTGGACAAGAAGAAGCGGCCGGTCGACGCGGACATCCAGGCCGGCGCGGCCTCCGTCGATCCCGAGACGGGGAAGGTCGTCGCGCTGTACGGCGGCGTGGACTACTTCAAGCACTACACGAGCAACGCGACCCGCACGGACTACCAGCCCGCCTCCACCTTCAAGCCGGTGATCCTCGCCGCCGCGCTGGAGGAGAACGCCGAGACGCAGTCCGGCAAGCCGATCACCGCGAACACGATCTACGACGGCACCAGCAAGCGCCCGGTCGTGGACGGCAACGGCGACAAGGTCGGCTTCGCCCCCGAGAACGAGGACGACCAGAACTACGGGCCCATCACCGTCCAGACGGCGATGAACAAGTCCGTCAACTCCGTCTTCGCGCAGATGGGCGTCGACGTCGACATGAAGAACGTCATGGACGTGGCGGCCAAGCTCGGCATGGACACCACCAACGAGCAGGCGGTACCCGCGCAGACCCTGGGCACCATGGGCGCGAGCCCGCTGCAGATGGCCGGCGTGTACGCCACCCTCGACAACCACGGCAAGAAGGTCACCCCGAGCATCCTCAAGAAGGCCGAGCACAACAGCCGCAGGGTGGAGCTCCCGAACCCGGTCGGCGAGGAGGTCATCAGCCGCGAGGCCGCCGACTCGGTGACCTCGGTGCTGACGGGTGTGGTCGCCGACGGTACGGCGCAGGAGGCCGTGGCGAACAACCCCAAGCGCGACGGCCAGAAGGTCGCCGGCAAGACGGGTACGTCCGACGACAACAAGTCGGCCTGGTTCACCGGCTACACGCCCGACCTGGTCACCTCGGTCGGCCTGTTCGGTGAGGACAACAAGCCTCCGCACCCGCAGGTCAAGATGTACGGCGCGGCCGGCGAGGACCGCGTCAACGGTGGTGGCTTCCCGGCGCAGATCTGGGCGGCGTACATGTTCGGCGTGACCAAGCCGGACGCCAGGTTCGACCTGGAGACCGACCAGGGCGCGGCCGTCCAGCCGACCTGGACGCCGACGCCCACGCAGGCGCCGACGACCCAGGAGCCGACGGAGAAACCGACGACCCAGAAGCCGACGGAGACGCCGACGACCCAGGAGCCGACGGAGACGCCGACGACCGAGGAGCCGACGGAGGAACCGACGACCGAGCCGGCGCCGACGGCCCCGACCAGCGAGCCGACGGACCCGATCACCTTGGACCCGGCCAGACCCGATAACGACCAGTAG
- a CDS encoding AI-2E family transporter: protein MSRVPGWLGRLGAGLTEMSERLDERRAAVERESDELQPVRRSAVEATPEPSADDTFPPPADHVPRPPDYAPSAPAPRPDPAQVVPWGVRVAAEAGWRLLVLAGTVWVLMRVISAVQLVVLAFVIALLLTALLQPSVAWLRRRGLPRGLATALTAILGFVVIGLMGWFVTWQVMENIDNLSDQVQDGIDELRNWLLNSPFHVTDKQINEIAENLREAIGANTDAITSAGLEGVTVVVEALTGILLAAFSTLFLLYDGKRIWEWTLKLVPAAARPGVAGAGPRAWATLTAYVRGTVLVALIDAVFIGIGIYFLDVPMAVPLAVFIFLFSFIPLVGAVASGALAVVVALVTQGVFTAVMTLAVVLAVQQIEGHVLQPFILGRAVRVHPLAVVLSVAAGGMVAGIGGAVVAVPLVAVSNTIVGYLRAYSQQAALRYAPEPRGATSVDAAAAAPPPSDKDRDKDKDKSASE, encoded by the coding sequence ATGTCGCGAGTGCCAGGGTGGCTCGGTCGGCTCGGCGCCGGACTGACCGAGATGAGCGAGCGGTTGGACGAGCGCCGTGCCGCGGTGGAACGGGAGAGCGACGAGCTCCAGCCGGTGCGGAGGTCCGCCGTCGAGGCCACGCCTGAGCCTTCCGCCGACGACACCTTCCCGCCGCCCGCCGACCACGTCCCCCGGCCCCCCGACTACGCGCCCTCGGCTCCGGCGCCCCGCCCCGACCCCGCACAGGTCGTGCCGTGGGGCGTACGGGTCGCGGCGGAGGCGGGCTGGCGGCTGCTGGTGCTGGCCGGCACGGTCTGGGTGCTGATGCGGGTCATCAGCGCCGTACAACTCGTCGTGCTGGCCTTCGTCATCGCGCTGCTCCTCACCGCGCTGCTGCAGCCCTCGGTGGCGTGGCTGAGGCGGCGCGGTCTGCCGCGCGGGCTCGCCACCGCCCTGACCGCGATCCTCGGGTTCGTGGTCATCGGGCTGATGGGCTGGTTCGTGACCTGGCAGGTCATGGAGAACATCGACAACCTCTCCGACCAGGTCCAGGACGGCATCGACGAGCTGCGCAACTGGCTGCTCAACAGCCCCTTCCACGTCACCGACAAGCAGATCAACGAGATCGCCGAGAACCTCCGGGAGGCGATCGGCGCCAACACCGACGCGATCACCTCGGCCGGGCTCGAAGGCGTCACCGTCGTCGTCGAGGCCCTCACCGGCATTCTGCTGGCCGCGTTCTCGACGCTCTTCCTGCTCTACGACGGCAAGCGCATCTGGGAGTGGACGCTGAAGCTCGTGCCGGCCGCGGCCCGGCCGGGCGTCGCCGGTGCCGGTCCGCGCGCGTGGGCGACGCTCACGGCGTATGTGCGCGGCACGGTCCTCGTCGCCCTGATCGACGCCGTCTTCATCGGCATCGGCATCTACTTCCTCGATGTGCCGATGGCCGTCCCGCTGGCCGTCTTCATCTTCCTGTTCTCCTTCATCCCGCTCGTCGGCGCGGTGGCCTCCGGCGCGCTGGCGGTGGTGGTGGCCCTGGTGACGCAGGGCGTGTTCACCGCGGTCATGACGCTCGCCGTGGTCCTCGCCGTCCAGCAGATCGAGGGCCACGTCCTGCAGCCGTTCATCCTCGGGCGCGCGGTGCGCGTCCACCCGCTGGCGGTGGTGCTGTCGGTGGCGGCCGGCGGCATGGTGGCGGGGATCGGCGGGGCGGTGGTGGCCGTACCGCTGGTGGCGGTTTCGAACACGATCGTGGGGTATCTGCGGGCGTACTCGCAGCAGGCGGCTCTTCGCTACGCGCCTGAACCGAGGGGAGCGACATCGGTGGATGCGGCCGCCGCGGCCCCGCCTCCGTCCGACAAGGACAGAGACAAGGACAAGGACAAGTCTGCGTCGGAGTAA
- a CDS encoding SPFH domain-containing protein, which translates to MPAPRVREVAAHSIGGGLALLLGLAGLLVGTGLIVGATAVTGAGGKAALIITGILVDIAALLAMCGLNMVAPGEARVVQLFGRYRGTIREDGLRWVNPFTSRTKISTRVRNHETAVLKVNDAYGNPIELAAVVVWRVEDTAQASFEVDNYLEFVATQTEAAVRHIAIEYPYDAHDEGGLSLRGNAEEITEKLAFELHARVEAGGVQIIESRFTHLAYAPEIASAMLQRQQAGAVVAARRQIVDGAVGMVEAALARISERDIVELDEERKAAMVSNLMVVLCGDRAPQPVLNTGTLYQ; encoded by the coding sequence ATGCCCGCGCCGCGCGTGCGGGAGGTTGCGGCACACAGCATCGGCGGCGGGCTCGCCCTGCTGCTGGGCCTGGCCGGACTGCTGGTCGGCACGGGGCTGATCGTCGGCGCCACCGCGGTCACCGGGGCCGGCGGCAAGGCGGCACTCATCATCACCGGCATCCTGGTCGACATAGCCGCGCTCCTGGCCATGTGCGGGCTGAACATGGTCGCGCCGGGCGAGGCGCGGGTCGTCCAGCTCTTCGGGCGGTACCGGGGGACGATCCGGGAGGACGGGCTGCGCTGGGTGAACCCCTTCACGTCCCGCACGAAGATCTCGACCCGGGTCCGCAACCACGAGACGGCCGTCCTCAAGGTCAACGACGCCTACGGCAACCCGATCGAGCTCGCCGCGGTCGTGGTGTGGAGGGTCGAGGACACCGCGCAGGCGAGCTTCGAGGTGGACAACTACCTGGAGTTCGTGGCCACCCAGACGGAAGCGGCCGTGCGGCACATCGCCATCGAGTACCCGTACGACGCCCATGACGAGGGCGGCCTCTCGCTGCGCGGCAACGCCGAGGAGATCACCGAGAAGCTCGCCTTCGAGCTGCACGCCCGCGTGGAGGCGGGCGGCGTACAGATCATCGAGTCGCGCTTCACGCATCTCGCGTACGCTCCCGAGATCGCCTCCGCGATGCTCCAGCGACAGCAGGCGGGGGCGGTCGTCGCGGCACGGCGTCAGATCGTCGACGGTGCGGTGGGCATGGTCGAGGCGGCGCTCGCGCGGATCTCCGAGCGGGACATCGTGGAGCTGGACGAGGAGCGGAAGGCGGCGATGGTGTCGAACCTGATGGTGGTGCTGTGCGGCGACAGGGCCCCGCAGCCCGTCCTCAACACCGGGACGCTCTACCAGTGA
- a CDS encoding alkyl hydroperoxide reductase gives MSLDSLKSRIPDYAKDLKLNLGSVIGNSDLPAQQLWGTVLATAIAARSPIVLRELAPEAKANLTPEAYTAAKSAAAVMAMNNVFYRTRHLLSDHEYGNLRAGLRMNVIGNPGVDKVDFELWSFAVSAINGCGLCLDSHEQVLRKAGVDRETVQEAFKIASVIQAVGTTLEAEAVLAE, from the coding sequence ATGTCCCTCGACTCCCTCAAGTCCCGCATTCCGGACTACGCCAAGGACCTGAAGCTCAACCTGGGCTCGGTCATCGGCAACTCCGACCTCCCGGCGCAGCAGCTGTGGGGCACGGTGCTCGCCACCGCGATCGCCGCGCGCTCCCCGATCGTGCTGCGCGAGCTGGCACCGGAGGCGAAGGCGAACCTCACGCCCGAGGCGTACACCGCGGCGAAGTCCGCGGCCGCCGTGATGGCGATGAACAACGTCTTCTACCGGACCCGCCATCTGCTGTCCGACCACGAGTACGGCAACCTGCGCGCGGGGCTCCGTATGAACGTCATCGGCAACCCCGGTGTCGACAAGGTCGACTTCGAGCTGTGGTCCTTCGCGGTGTCCGCCATCAACGGCTGCGGCCTGTGCCTCGACTCGCACGAGCAGGTGCTGCGCAAGGCGGGCGTGGACCGCGAGACGGTTCAGGAGGCGTTCAAGATCGCGTCCGTGATCCAGGCGGTCGGTACGACCCTGGAGGCGGAGGCGGTTCTGGCGGAGTAG
- a CDS encoding PadR family transcriptional regulator: MSIGHTLLGLLESGPRHGYDLKRAFDEKFGHDRPLHYGQVYSTMSRLLKNGLVEVDGIEPGGGPERKRYAITDAGITDVQQWLATPEKPEPYLQSTLYTKVVLALLTRRNAADILDTQRAEHLRTMRMLTERKRKGDLADQLICDHALFHLEADLRWLELTAARVDKLAEVVVK; encoded by the coding sequence ATGTCCATTGGTCACACACTCCTGGGGCTCCTGGAATCAGGCCCCCGTCACGGCTACGACCTGAAGCGGGCCTTCGACGAGAAGTTCGGTCACGACCGGCCGCTGCACTACGGCCAGGTCTACTCGACGATGTCCCGGCTGCTGAAGAACGGGCTCGTCGAGGTCGACGGCATCGAGCCCGGCGGCGGCCCCGAGCGCAAGCGGTACGCCATCACCGACGCCGGGATCACCGACGTCCAGCAGTGGCTCGCGACGCCCGAGAAGCCGGAGCCGTACCTTCAGTCGACCCTCTACACCAAGGTCGTCCTCGCGCTGCTCACCCGGCGCAACGCGGCCGACATCCTCGACACCCAGCGCGCCGAGCACCTGCGCACGATGCGGATGCTCACCGAGCGCAAGAGGAAGGGGGATCTCGCCGACCAGCTCATCTGCGACCACGCCCTCTTCCACCTGGAGGCCGACCTGCGCTGGCTGGAGCTCACCGCCGCGCGCGTCGACAAGCTGGCCGAGGTGGTGGTCAAGTGA
- a CDS encoding LysR substrate-binding domain-containing protein translates to MTVSKRRQPSLAQLRAFAAVAEHLHFRDAAAAIGMSQPALSGAVSALEESLGVTLLERTTRKVLLSAAGERLAVRAKAVLAEVGALMEEAEAVRAPFTGALRLGVIPTVAPYLLPTVLRLVHGRYPHLDLQVHEEQTASLVEGLTTGRLDLLLLAVPLGVPGVAELPLFDEDFVLVTPLDHWLGGREGIAREALKELNLLLLDEGHCLRDQALDICREAGREDAPVTTTAAGLSTLVQLVAGGLGCTLLPRTALKLETTRSSQLLTGYFANPAPTRRVALAMRTGAARGAEYEELACALREALRPLPVRVLDTNA, encoded by the coding sequence GTGACCGTGAGCAAGAGGAGGCAGCCCAGCCTCGCCCAGCTGCGGGCCTTCGCGGCCGTCGCCGAGCACCTTCACTTCCGGGACGCCGCCGCCGCGATCGGTATGAGCCAGCCCGCCCTGTCCGGTGCCGTCTCGGCCCTGGAGGAGTCGCTCGGAGTGACGCTCCTGGAGCGCACCACACGCAAGGTGCTGCTCTCGGCCGCCGGTGAGCGTCTGGCCGTACGGGCAAAGGCCGTTCTGGCGGAGGTCGGGGCACTGATGGAGGAGGCGGAGGCGGTCCGGGCGCCGTTCACCGGCGCCCTCCGCCTCGGGGTCATCCCCACCGTCGCGCCGTACCTGCTGCCGACCGTGCTGCGCCTCGTCCACGGCCGGTATCCGCACCTCGACCTCCAGGTGCACGAGGAGCAGACCGCCAGCCTCGTCGAGGGGCTCACGACCGGCCGTCTGGACCTGCTCCTGCTCGCAGTGCCGCTCGGTGTGCCCGGCGTCGCCGAACTCCCTCTCTTCGACGAGGACTTCGTGCTCGTCACCCCGCTCGACCACTGGCTCGGCGGCCGGGAGGGCATTGCGCGCGAGGCCCTCAAGGAGCTGAACCTGCTGCTCCTGGACGAGGGGCACTGCCTGCGCGACCAGGCCCTCGACATCTGCCGGGAGGCGGGCCGCGAGGACGCTCCGGTGACCACGACCGCCGCCGGGCTGTCGACGCTCGTGCAACTCGTCGCGGGCGGCCTGGGCTGCACGCTGCTGCCGCGTACCGCCCTCAAGCTGGAGACGACCCGCAGCAGCCAGCTCCTGACCGGGTACTTCGCCAACCCGGCGCCGACCCGCCGCGTCGCCCTCGCCATGCGGACGGGGGCGGCGCGCGGAGCGGAGTACGAGGAGCTGGCGTGCGCCCTGCGTGAGGCCCTGCGTCCGCTGCCGGTTCGGGTGTTGGACACGAACGCGTGA
- a CDS encoding peroxiredoxin: protein MLTVGDKFPEFELTACVSLEKGEEFETINHKTYEGKWKIVFAWPKDFTFVCPTEIAAFGKLNEEFADRDAQVLGFSGDSEFVHHAWRKDHDDLRDLPFPMMADSKHELMRDLGIEGEDGFAKRAVFIVDQNNEIQFSMVTAGSVGRNPKEVLRVLDALQTDELCPCNWSKGEDTLDPVKLLAGE from the coding sequence GTGCTCACTGTCGGTGACAAGTTCCCCGAGTTCGAACTGACCGCCTGCGTCTCGCTGGAGAAGGGCGAGGAGTTCGAGACGATCAACCACAAGACCTACGAGGGCAAGTGGAAAATCGTCTTTGCCTGGCCTAAGGACTTCACCTTCGTCTGCCCCACCGAGATCGCTGCCTTCGGCAAGCTCAACGAGGAGTTCGCCGACCGCGACGCGCAGGTCCTCGGCTTCTCCGGTGACTCGGAGTTCGTGCACCACGCCTGGCGCAAGGACCACGACGACCTGCGTGACCTGCCGTTCCCGATGATGGCCGACTCCAAGCACGAGCTGATGCGCGACCTCGGCATCGAGGGCGAGGACGGCTTCGCCAAGCGTGCCGTCTTCATCGTCGACCAGAACAACGAGATCCAGTTCTCCATGGTGACCGCCGGCTCCGTCGGCCGTAACCCCAAGGAGGTCCTGCGGGTCCTGGACGCCCTGCAGACCGACGAGCTGTGCCCGTGCAACTGGAGCAAGGGCGAGGACACCCTGGACCCGGTCAAGCTGCTTGCCGGAGAGTGA
- a CDS encoding ABC transporter permease, producing MSVGQWARDLGMGVRFAVAGGREGWVRALLTAVGVGLGVALLLLTTAVPNMQSVRHERESARADIDYSYIDLKKSDRTLIVADVDTDFRNEDIRGRALEPEGARAPLPPGLEKFPAVGEMVVSPALKRLLESDGAKLLRERLPERIVGTIGESGLIGSHELAFFRGGDDLAPYIDAARVARIERFGDTSPTETQTDPVLLLLVIVVFVVLLMPVAVFIAAAVRFGGERRDRRLAALRLVGSDSRMTRRIAAGEALAGAVLGLVFGAVFFLIGRQIAGSVEVFDISVFPSYLDPSPALALLVGLAVPAAAVLVTLFAMRGVVIEPLGVVRTAKPSRRRLWWRLLLPLGGLAMLWPMIGQGRDNGTFNEYLVIGGVLLLLIGVTTLLPWVVEAVVARLGSGGVAWQLAVRRLQLSSGTAARMVNGVAVAVAGAIALQMLFAGVESDYTKQSRYDTQRAQMQVSMSRGAQLHPAVEEFRDTKGVQQVYAYAEGYLGERRKDPDIGVEITVGDCASLRQAAKLPSCRDGDIFYVSNSEYDEDTPKLAKQPGRTLYLDPSYESGPPRKEVAWTVPKGLKPARAQEDFMGTQRGGFLVTPKALPAAATPALRGQMYLKLDRSVPDVYDRVRNTATAADPLSYPMAWFSTETADRYATIRTGLFVGAVCVMMLIGASLLVSQLEQLRDRKKLLSSLVAFGTRRRTLSLSVLWQTAIPIALGLLLSSVVGLTLGAVLLRMTDTPIMVAWTSVLSMLGVGAGVVLAVTLLSLPPLLRLMRPDGLRTE from the coding sequence ATGAGCGTGGGTCAGTGGGCCCGGGACCTGGGCATGGGGGTCCGGTTCGCGGTTGCCGGCGGACGTGAGGGCTGGGTCCGGGCCCTGCTGACGGCCGTCGGGGTCGGCCTCGGGGTGGCGCTGCTGCTGCTGACCACCGCGGTCCCCAACATGCAGTCGGTCCGGCACGAACGGGAGAGCGCCCGTGCCGACATCGACTACAGCTACATCGATCTGAAGAAGTCGGACCGCACCCTGATCGTCGCGGACGTCGACACGGACTTCCGGAACGAGGACATCCGCGGCCGGGCGCTGGAGCCCGAGGGCGCCCGGGCACCGCTGCCGCCGGGACTGGAGAAGTTCCCGGCGGTGGGCGAGATGGTCGTCTCCCCCGCGCTGAAGAGGCTGCTGGAGTCGGACGGCGCGAAGCTGCTGCGCGAGCGGCTGCCCGAGCGGATCGTCGGGACCATCGGGGAGAGCGGGCTGATCGGCTCGCACGAACTCGCCTTCTTCCGGGGCGGCGACGACCTCGCGCCGTACATCGACGCCGCCCGGGTCGCCCGTATCGAACGGTTCGGGGACACGAGCCCGACCGAGACTCAGACCGACCCGGTACTGCTCCTGCTGGTCATCGTCGTCTTCGTGGTGCTGCTGATGCCGGTCGCCGTCTTCATCGCCGCGGCCGTGCGCTTCGGCGGTGAGCGGCGCGACCGCCGCCTCGCGGCGCTGCGGCTGGTCGGCTCCGACAGCCGGATGACCCGGCGGATCGCGGCCGGTGAGGCACTGGCGGGTGCGGTGCTCGGACTGGTCTTCGGTGCGGTCTTCTTCCTGATCGGCCGCCAGATCGCGGGCTCGGTCGAGGTGTTCGACATCAGCGTCTTCCCAAGCTACCTCGACCCCTCCCCCGCGCTGGCCCTGCTGGTCGGACTCGCCGTCCCGGCGGCGGCGGTGCTGGTCACGCTGTTTGCGATGCGCGGCGTGGTGATCGAGCCGCTCGGCGTGGTGCGTACGGCGAAGCCCTCGCGACGCCGGCTGTGGTGGCGGCTGCTGCTGCCGCTCGGAGGCCTCGCGATGCTCTGGCCGATGATCGGCCAGGGCCGTGACAACGGCACCTTCAACGAATACCTGGTCATCGGCGGCGTCCTCCTGCTGCTCATCGGCGTGACCACCCTGCTGCCGTGGGTCGTCGAGGCGGTCGTCGCCCGGCTCGGCTCGGGCGGCGTCGCCTGGCAACTCGCCGTCCGCAGGCTGCAGTTGAGCAGCGGCACGGCGGCCCGCATGGTCAACGGCGTCGCGGTGGCGGTCGCCGGGGCGATCGCGCTGCAGATGCTGTTCGCCGGAGTGGAGAGCGACTACACGAAGCAGTCCCGGTACGACACCCAGCGGGCGCAGATGCAGGTGTCCATGTCCCGTGGCGCCCAACTCCACCCGGCTGTCGAGGAGTTCCGGGACACCAAGGGCGTCCAGCAGGTCTACGCGTACGCCGAGGGCTACCTGGGCGAGCGGCGCAAGGACCCGGACATCGGTGTCGAGATAACCGTCGGCGACTGCGCGTCGCTGCGCCAGGCGGCCAAGCTTCCCTCCTGCCGGGACGGCGACATCTTCTACGTGTCGAACTCCGAGTACGACGAGGACACCCCGAAGCTGGCGAAGCAGCCGGGCCGGACGTTGTACCTGGACCCGTCGTACGAGAGCGGGCCGCCGCGGAAGGAGGTCGCCTGGACCGTGCCGAAGGGCCTGAAGCCGGCCCGCGCGCAGGAGGACTTCATGGGTACACAGCGAGGTGGCTTCCTCGTCACCCCGAAGGCGCTGCCCGCGGCGGCCACGCCGGCGCTGCGGGGCCAGATGTACCTCAAGCTCGACCGCTCCGTGCCGGACGTGTACGACCGGGTACGGAACACGGCGACGGCCGCGGACCCGCTGTCCTACCCCATGGCCTGGTTCTCCACTGAGACGGCCGACCGCTACGCCACCATCCGCACCGGCCTGTTCGTCGGCGCCGTCTGCGTCATGATGCTGATCGGTGCGAGCCTGCTGGTCTCCCAGCTGGAGCAGCTGCGCGACCGCAAGAAGCTGCTGTCGTCCCTGGTCGCCTTCGGCACCCGGCGCCGCACGCTGAGCCTGTCGGTGCTGTGGCAGACGGCGATCCCGATCGCCCTGGGCCTGCTGCTGTCCTCGGTGGTGGGGCTGACGCTGGGGGCGGTCCTGCTGCGGATGACGGACACGCCGATCATGGTGGCCTGGACGAGTGTGCTGTCGATGCTGGGCGTCGGTGCCGGCGTCGTCCTGGCGGTGACCCTGCTCAGCCTGCCACCGCTCCTTCGGCTGATGCGCCCGGACGGCCTGCGCACGGAGTAG
- a CDS encoding ABC transporter ATP-binding protein, translating to MTPPPGSLLAAQELRKAYGPTVALDGAEFSIHPGEVVAVMGPSGSGKSTLLHCLAGIVPPDSGSITYNGRELATMSDAQRSALRRSEFGFVFQFGQLVPELTCVENVALPLRLNGTSRKEAEKAALTWMERLEVDDLRKKRPGEVSGGQGQRVAVARALVTNPRLLFADEPTGALDSLNGERVMELLTDPARSANAAVVLVTHEARVAAYSDREIVVRDGKSRDMERVV from the coding sequence GTGACTCCGCCTCCCGGTTCCCTGCTCGCGGCCCAGGAGCTGCGCAAGGCCTACGGCCCGACCGTCGCGCTCGACGGGGCCGAGTTCTCCATCCACCCCGGCGAGGTCGTCGCCGTGATGGGCCCGTCCGGCTCCGGCAAGTCGACGCTGCTGCACTGTCTCGCCGGCATCGTGCCGCCCGACTCGGGGTCCATCACCTACAACGGGCGTGAGCTGGCCACCATGAGCGACGCCCAGCGCAGTGCCCTCAGGCGCTCGGAGTTCGGGTTCGTCTTCCAGTTCGGGCAGCTCGTACCGGAACTCACCTGCGTCGAGAACGTCGCCCTTCCGCTGCGGCTCAACGGGACCTCCCGCAAGGAGGCCGAGAAGGCCGCCCTGACCTGGATGGAGCGGCTGGAGGTCGACGACCTGCGCAAGAAGCGGCCCGGCGAGGTCTCCGGCGGTCAGGGGCAGCGGGTCGCCGTGGCCCGCGCCCTGGTCACCAACCCGCGCCTGCTGTTCGCCGACGAGCCGACCGGCGCGCTGGACTCCCTCAACGGCGAGCGCGTGATGGAGCTGCTGACGGACCCCGCCCGGTCGGCCAACGCCGCCGTCGTTCTCGTCACGCACGAGGCGCGGGTCGCCGCCTACTCCGACCGCGAGATCGTCGTACGGGACGGCAAGTCCCGGGACATGGAGCGCGTCGTATGA